A single window of Liolophura sinensis isolate JHLJ2023 chromosome 6, CUHK_Ljap_v2, whole genome shotgun sequence DNA harbors:
- the LOC135468081 gene encoding complexin-like isoform X1: MAFIAKQMVGNQLKSVKGALGDKEEETEEGGEGEAGGEDPEIVQARLEAEEKRKEKHRKMEEEREGMRQSIRDKYGLKKKEIPAEEEPLGAEGRIGRKKKTQAELAAEANADSDDDEFAKFPSNLSELTAKVSEIPSKLADSVGEVTSKCTVQ; encoded by the exons ATGGCTTTTATTGCCAAACAGATGGTGGGCAACCAGCTTAAATCTGTAAAAG gagCTCTGGGGGACAAAGAGGAGGAGACAGAAGAGGGTGGTGAGGGAGAGGCAGGAGGGGAAGATCCCGAGATTGTCCAGGCGAGACTAGAGGCTGAGGAGAAGAGGAAGGAGAAACACCGGAAGATGGAGGAGGAGAGGGAAGGCATGAGGCAGTCCATACGAGACAAA TATGGCTTAAAAAAGAAGGAGATTCCAGCTGAAGAAGAGCCTTTAGGAGCCGAGGGCCGGATAGGGAGGAAGAAAAAGACTCAGGCGGAGTTGGCAGCTGAAGCTAATGCAGACTCAGATGACGACGAGTTTGCAA AATTCCCCTCCAATTTAAGTGAGCTCACAGCTAAGGTCTCGGAAATTCCTTCTAAGTTGGCTGACAGTGTTGGGGAGGTCACAAGCAAGTGCACTGTCCAGTGA
- the LOC135468081 gene encoding complexin-like isoform X2 — MAFIAKQMVGNQLKSVKGALGDKEEETEEGGEGEAGGEDPEIVQARLEAEEKRKEKHRKMEEEREGMRQSIRDKYGLKKKEIPAEEEPLGAEGRIGRKKKTQAELAAEANADSDDDEFASKFSSLCCCMNFV; from the exons ATGGCTTTTATTGCCAAACAGATGGTGGGCAACCAGCTTAAATCTGTAAAAG gagCTCTGGGGGACAAAGAGGAGGAGACAGAAGAGGGTGGTGAGGGAGAGGCAGGAGGGGAAGATCCCGAGATTGTCCAGGCGAGACTAGAGGCTGAGGAGAAGAGGAAGGAGAAACACCGGAAGATGGAGGAGGAGAGGGAAGGCATGAGGCAGTCCATACGAGACAAA TATGGCTTAAAAAAGAAGGAGATTCCAGCTGAAGAAGAGCCTTTAGGAGCCGAGGGCCGGATAGGGAGGAAGAAAAAGACTCAGGCGGAGTTGGCAGCTGAAGCTAATGCAGACTCAGATGACGACGAGTTTGCAAGTAAATTCTCTTCTTTATGCTGCTGCATGAACTTTGTGTAG